Proteins encoded by one window of Salmonirosea aquatica:
- a CDS encoding OmpA family protein, with protein MKSQNSGFFWPSFADLMTSLFFIMLVLYVLTYLKLTNQQRVTQQQLNKIKEVQAAVKELPRKYFAYDSVYKRFSLVQNIQFAQKSDEIRQSDIQYLTNVGKSISNLIDTLKTKYAGQDIKYVVIIEGMASKDNYPDNFTLSYKRALAVQNLWDERNIRFDQTVCEVQVAGSGTGGIGRFPRAQETKNQRILIQIVPKIGEIKVE; from the coding sequence ATGAAATCACAGAATTCCGGTTTTTTCTGGCCCAGTTTTGCCGACTTGATGACGAGTCTGTTTTTCATCATGCTGGTACTTTACGTACTTACCTACCTCAAGCTCACCAATCAGCAGCGCGTGACGCAGCAGCAGTTGAACAAAATCAAGGAGGTACAGGCGGCGGTAAAAGAGCTACCGCGAAAGTACTTTGCCTACGATTCGGTGTACAAGCGGTTTTCGCTGGTGCAGAACATTCAGTTTGCCCAAAAGAGCGATGAAATACGGCAGAGTGACATCCAGTACCTGACCAATGTGGGAAAATCGATCAGTAATTTGATCGATACCCTGAAAACGAAGTACGCCGGACAGGACATTAAGTACGTCGTTATAATCGAAGGTATGGCCTCAAAGGACAACTATCCCGATAATTTCACGCTGAGCTACAAACGTGCGCTAGCCGTACAAAACCTTTGGGATGAGCGGAATATCCGGTTTGACCAGACGGTTTGTGAAGTGCAAGTGGCGGGTTCAGGCACGGGCGGCATCGGGCGATTCCCGCGCGCACAGGAGACTAAGAATCAACGAATTCTGATTCAGATTGTGCCAAAAATTGGGGAGATTAAGGTAGAGTAG
- a CDS encoding GNAT family N-acetyltransferase, whose protein sequence is MPGLKNLALKSWGQYQKELTPENWQKLKANLNDDKTFRDLLEKSFCLVCVNETEEIIGMCFLVPSGNPTEIYDSSWCYIRFVTVSLDFSGQGIGRKLTEKCIEYAIETGEHIIALHTSEMMHKARYLYESLGFTILKEIEPRLGKKFWLYTRSLT, encoded by the coding sequence TTGCCGGGGCTGAAAAACCTGGCTCTTAAATCCTGGGGACAATATCAAAAGGAGTTGACACCTGAAAATTGGCAAAAACTCAAAGCCAATCTGAATGATGACAAAACATTCAGAGACTTATTGGAAAAATCTTTTTGCTTGGTTTGTGTGAATGAAACAGAGGAAATCATCGGAATGTGTTTTCTGGTTCCCAGTGGGAATCCGACGGAGATTTACGACAGTAGCTGGTGTTATATACGGTTTGTTACGGTGAGTCTAGATTTCAGCGGACAGGGAATCGGTAGAAAACTTACTGAAAAATGTATTGAATATGCCATAGAAACCGGTGAACACATCATTGCGCTGCATACTTCCGAAATGATGCACAAAGCAAGGTACCTCTACGAAAGCCTGGGCTTTACAATCTTAAAAGAAATAGAACCTCGACTCGGTAAAAAATTCTGGCTTTATACACGAAGCCTTACTTGA
- a CDS encoding acyl-CoA thioesterase, protein MPQPKKASESDVTMTEMVLPNDTNTLNNLMGGRLLHWMDICAAISAQKHSNRIVVTASVDNVSFTEPIKLGNIVTMKARVTRSFNSSMEVFLEVWAEDIPAGHRISTNSAFYTFVAVDQNGRPIEVPELVPETDADKELYKSALRRRQLRLVLAGRIKPEEATELKALFDLK, encoded by the coding sequence ATGCCTCAGCCCAAGAAAGCCAGCGAGTCGGACGTAACCATGACCGAAATGGTACTACCCAACGACACCAATACCCTCAACAACCTCATGGGCGGACGGCTGCTGCATTGGATGGATATTTGCGCCGCCATTTCGGCCCAAAAGCATTCCAACCGCATCGTAGTCACGGCTTCAGTGGATAATGTATCGTTTACCGAACCAATCAAACTGGGCAATATTGTGACCATGAAAGCGCGCGTGACGCGCTCGTTCAATTCGTCAATGGAGGTATTTCTGGAAGTGTGGGCCGAGGATATTCCCGCCGGGCACCGGATCAGTACCAACAGCGCGTTCTATACTTTCGTAGCGGTGGATCAGAACGGTCGGCCCATCGAGGTACCCGAGCTGGTACCTGAAACCGACGCTGATAAAGAACTGTACAAAAGCGCTTTGCGCCGTCGCCAACTACGCCTGGTACTGGCCGGTCGGATCAAACCCGAGGAGGCGACAGAATTAAAGGCGCTGTTTGATTTGAAATAG
- a CDS encoding outer membrane beta-barrel protein, with product MRRVFFVVFLFCWGMLVFRPSTHAQARIEGLGSVPPEGVITLMVGAGVAYYMGDLVDGVDFAHLGLGPNLALGGMYRLTEHVSLRSELRYYQVQGDQQYSRNAKNNLSFRTRNPDIYIGAQGDLFPFSRQVRANPYLFAGLGTTILNPKANLGGTWYSLPPLTTEGVNYSQTPLLVVAGIGFTYRLTGRWGLGLELCNNFLSSDYLDDVSGFYPEPDALPNDLARQLSDRAPEIGQAPNQPGFQRGNPKVKDSYVFLSVKAQYLLTTRYFAQQRKKTRCPKF from the coding sequence ATGCGCAGAGTATTTTTCGTTGTTTTCCTATTTTGCTGGGGAATGTTGGTTTTTCGCCCCAGTACCCATGCCCAGGCCCGGATCGAAGGGTTGGGCAGCGTACCACCCGAAGGAGTTATCACCCTGATGGTCGGCGCGGGGGTAGCCTACTACATGGGCGACCTTGTCGATGGCGTGGATTTCGCCCACCTTGGGTTGGGTCCGAATCTGGCGCTAGGCGGGATGTATCGCCTCACCGAGCACGTCAGCCTGCGGAGTGAACTGCGTTATTACCAGGTACAGGGTGACCAGCAGTATTCCCGAAATGCCAAAAACAATCTTTCCTTCCGTACCCGAAATCCCGACATCTACATAGGTGCACAGGGCGATCTTTTTCCCTTTTCGCGACAGGTCCGCGCTAATCCTTATCTTTTCGCGGGCCTGGGTACAACGATCCTGAATCCCAAAGCCAATCTGGGGGGTACCTGGTACAGTCTGCCACCCCTGACCACCGAAGGGGTCAACTATTCCCAGACACCGTTATTGGTGGTAGCAGGCATCGGCTTCACCTACCGCCTCACGGGTCGCTGGGGGTTGGGGCTGGAACTCTGCAACAACTTCCTGAGTTCCGACTACCTCGACGATGTGAGCGGCTTTTATCCTGAACCCGACGCCCTACCCAATGACCTGGCCCGACAGCTTTCTGACCGTGCCCCCGAAATCGGACAAGCTCCTAACCAGCCGGGTTTCCAGCGGGGCAATCCCAAAGTCAAAGATTCGTACGTATTTCTCAGTGTCAAAGCGCAATACCTACTCACAACCCGCTACTTTGCCCAGCAACGTAAAAAGACGAGATGCCCGAAGTTTTAA
- a CDS encoding nucleotidyltransferase domain-containing protein, whose protein sequence is MIGMDRGEAIDKVRAYRLLLKDHFQLENVYLYGSYANGTYSDDSTIDVVVVVNRVKGDYFSVSPLLWKLRKQIDDRIEPILIERDFDDADFLKKVQRQGIEIA, encoded by the coding sequence ATGATTGGAATGGACAGAGGAGAAGCCATCGACAAGGTCAGGGCCTACCGACTTTTGCTGAAAGATCACTTTCAGCTCGAAAATGTGTATCTCTACGGTTCCTATGCGAACGGTACGTACAGTGACGACAGCACCATCGACGTCGTTGTGGTAGTGAACCGGGTCAAGGGCGATTATTTTTCGGTAAGCCCGCTGCTGTGGAAACTGCGCAAGCAAATCGACGATCGGATCGAACCCATTTTAATTGAACGTGATTTTGACGATGCCGACTTTCTGAAAAAAGTACAAAGGCAGGGCATCGAAATAGCCTGA
- a CDS encoding head GIN domain-containing protein, producing MKKILALSLVLFSVIACVAQDKGPQTTRTLKVSDFTKLSMGSAFKINVEQGSSFRVTVAGKEDDLDDLEYNVSRGTLQIGYKNNGWRKNRESVQVEVTMPALDGVDFSGASHAKVKGFRGGRGMDIDVSGASKVEMDFSADKVFVDLSGASRLTLMGKAEILEGEMSGASTFDGKDFPVKEANLEASGASNASVVASSALQADASGASRIRYSGSASQVRSSTSGASSIRREN from the coding sequence ATGAAAAAAATACTTGCACTTTCGCTCGTCTTATTTTCCGTAATAGCCTGTGTGGCACAAGATAAGGGTCCTCAAACTACCCGTACCCTGAAGGTATCGGACTTTACCAAGCTGTCCATGGGAAGCGCTTTTAAGATCAATGTAGAACAGGGAAGCAGCTTTCGCGTAACTGTGGCAGGTAAAGAGGACGATCTAGACGATCTGGAATACAATGTCAGCCGGGGTACCCTACAGATTGGCTACAAGAATAATGGCTGGCGCAAAAACCGCGAAAGCGTACAAGTGGAGGTCACCATGCCTGCGCTCGACGGTGTTGACTTTTCAGGAGCATCCCATGCGAAAGTAAAAGGCTTCCGGGGAGGGCGCGGCATGGACATCGACGTATCCGGTGCTTCTAAAGTCGAAATGGATTTCTCGGCCGACAAGGTATTTGTGGACCTCTCGGGCGCTTCACGCCTGACGTTGATGGGTAAGGCGGAAATACTGGAGGGTGAAATGTCGGGCGCTTCGACTTTCGACGGAAAGGATTTTCCCGTCAAGGAAGCCAACCTGGAAGCATCGGGTGCCAGCAATGCCTCGGTGGTCGCCAGCAGTGCACTTCAGGCCGATGCCAGTGGAGCCAGCCGCATTCGTTATTCGGGGAGTGCCAGCCAGGTACGTTCCAGTACTTCGGGAGCCAGCTCGATCCGCCGGGAAAACTAA
- a CDS encoding PspC domain-containing protein — translation MKKTISINIGGVVFHIEEDGYEKLKNYLGSVQRYFSSFADSKEILSDIEGRIAERFLAKQKAENKQVISLEDVDQLIGAMGTVADFEAIEQAEDLLTEPLQAASPRQQSGTSERSYSAPQIPENPTAAPAAPRRLYRDLRRKLVGGVASGLAHYFTVDPLWVRLAFLLLIIGFPAVSGATNGPDDFAGSVSGITVLLYIAMWIAFPGSTTLEEDKSIKKFYRNPDRKVVGGVAAGVASYFGIDVGVVRFLWVLSILFFGTGLLLYVVLWIISPAANTLTEKMEMQGEPITLSNIETNIKRGLNLNEADGQEPPLTRLLLFPFRAIAIIIGGLGKLLKGIGPILRIIIGALLIAAAVASLLGILIGGGFGIGMRNMLPFGSIPPLMLLQEAPSTLILSIALVVIIPFIVVLLLGLTLIANRRVASGTLWLTLAGLWVVGLIGIAISGAIYQQKFSRRGEVQQTDLYQVAGTPILDEYDNDDNNDFNWDIRLVVEGYSGDSIKVERETSARGSSPQDARRNAMGMSYRIAQKDSVLRFDEEPTLNPDSRFRDQKIRLRVLVPYDRPFVMTPDFFHGKYSDWQVKDEYREVFDQRDNGDWKQLRWAVKRDSGLVCLNLPAKYSRDYEQDEDAENGNDDYSYDDGDDSDSERLDLGERGEYVKQYSARDFQRVDVGGAYSIEIRQGSEFAVAADGQRDDVEELDVSVNNGTLEVKGKNDYNFFNNRNRRVGLVITMPDLRSVQLSGANKTRITGFRNLDRLDVGLSGATTSEIDVTTDRLEIAASGASKVTLRGRARTADISLAGACKLEATDMSIDEADVKAVGASKAELGKVRSIRKTTLGASKIDTQQ, via the coding sequence ATGAAAAAGACAATCAGTATCAATATAGGCGGCGTCGTTTTCCATATTGAGGAAGATGGCTACGAGAAACTTAAAAATTACCTGGGGTCGGTCCAACGCTACTTCTCATCCTTTGCCGACAGCAAGGAAATCCTGTCGGACATCGAGGGCCGCATCGCCGAGCGCTTTCTGGCCAAACAAAAAGCCGAAAACAAGCAGGTTATTTCCCTGGAAGATGTGGATCAGCTCATTGGCGCGATGGGTACCGTGGCCGACTTCGAGGCCATCGAGCAGGCCGAGGATTTACTAACCGAACCGTTGCAGGCGGCCTCGCCCCGCCAGCAGTCGGGTACCTCGGAGCGGTCCTATTCGGCTCCGCAAATTCCCGAAAACCCCACTGCCGCACCGGCCGCCCCACGTAGGCTGTACCGCGATTTGCGTCGCAAACTAGTCGGGGGGGTAGCATCAGGTCTGGCGCATTATTTCACCGTAGACCCTCTGTGGGTGCGGCTGGCATTCCTATTGCTGATCATTGGTTTTCCGGCCGTGTCGGGCGCTACAAACGGCCCCGACGATTTCGCCGGTTCGGTGAGTGGCATTACGGTATTGCTCTATATCGCCATGTGGATTGCTTTTCCGGGTTCTACTACCCTGGAAGAAGACAAAAGCATCAAGAAGTTTTACCGTAATCCCGACCGCAAGGTTGTGGGTGGGGTAGCCGCCGGGGTAGCGTCCTACTTCGGCATCGATGTGGGTGTAGTGCGATTCTTGTGGGTACTATCCATCCTGTTTTTTGGTACCGGCTTACTGCTTTACGTCGTATTGTGGATCATTTCGCCCGCAGCGAATACCCTCACCGAAAAAATGGAAATGCAGGGCGAACCCATCACGCTCTCCAACATTGAAACCAACATTAAGCGTGGCCTGAACCTCAACGAAGCCGACGGCCAGGAACCCCCACTAACCCGACTGCTGCTCTTTCCCTTCCGCGCCATTGCAATCATCATTGGTGGATTAGGCAAATTATTGAAAGGTATTGGACCTATTTTGCGCATCATAATCGGGGCGCTGCTGATCGCGGCAGCTGTGGCTTCATTGCTGGGAATTCTGATTGGGGGTGGCTTTGGCATCGGGATGCGGAACATGCTACCCTTCGGCAGTATTCCTCCCCTCATGCTGTTGCAGGAAGCACCCTCCACGCTTATTCTGTCTATTGCGCTGGTAGTCATTATTCCTTTCATTGTCGTGCTGTTACTGGGGCTGACACTTATTGCCAATCGTCGGGTAGCCAGCGGAACGCTCTGGCTTACGCTGGCCGGCTTGTGGGTCGTGGGACTGATCGGGATCGCCATTTCGGGAGCCATATACCAGCAGAAATTTTCGCGCCGGGGTGAAGTGCAGCAGACGGATCTGTACCAGGTGGCGGGTACCCCCATTTTGGACGAATACGACAACGACGACAATAATGATTTCAACTGGGACATCAGGCTGGTGGTGGAAGGCTACAGCGGCGACAGCATCAAAGTCGAACGAGAAACCAGTGCCCGGGGCAGTTCGCCGCAGGATGCCCGTCGCAACGCCATGGGCATGAGCTACCGGATTGCACAGAAAGATTCGGTGTTGCGCTTTGACGAGGAACCTACCCTCAATCCGGACTCGCGTTTCCGGGATCAGAAAATCAGGTTGCGCGTGCTGGTACCGTATGACCGTCCCTTTGTCATGACGCCGGATTTCTTCCATGGAAAATATTCGGACTGGCAGGTCAAAGATGAGTACCGTGAAGTATTCGATCAACGTGACAACGGCGACTGGAAGCAATTGCGCTGGGCCGTAAAACGCGATTCGGGGCTGGTATGCCTGAACCTACCCGCCAAATACAGCCGTGACTACGAGCAGGACGAAGATGCCGAGAACGGGAATGACGACTACAGTTATGACGACGGTGATGATTCCGATTCGGAACGCCTTGATCTAGGAGAACGGGGTGAGTATGTAAAGCAATATTCGGCCAGGGATTTCCAGCGGGTAGATGTCGGCGGAGCCTATTCCATCGAAATCAGGCAGGGCAGTGAATTCGCCGTAGCAGCCGATGGGCAGCGCGACGACGTAGAAGAACTGGATGTGTCGGTCAATAATGGTACCCTGGAAGTGAAGGGAAAAAATGATTACAACTTTTTCAATAACAGGAATCGCCGCGTGGGGCTTGTCATTACCATGCCCGATCTGCGTAGCGTTCAGCTATCGGGTGCCAACAAAACCCGCATTACGGGTTTCCGAAATCTCGACCGCCTCGACGTGGGACTTTCGGGAGCTACTACATCGGAAATTGACGTTACGACCGACCGACTGGAAATAGCGGCCTCGGGTGCTTCGAAAGTGACACTGCGGGGACGGGCCCGCACAGCAGACATCTCATTGGCGGGAGCCTGCAAGCTGGAAGCCACCGACATGTCTATCGATGAAGCCGATGTAAAAGCAGTCGGAGCCAGCAAAGCCGAATTGGGCAAGGTACGGAGTATCCGTAAAACCACCCTGGGCGCGAGTAAAATCGATACGCAACAATAA
- a CDS encoding PadR family transcriptional regulator: protein MNIENAQVQMRKGILEFCILHVISRGEVYASDMLDELTSARIMVVEGTLYPLLTRLKNAGLLDYKWVESSSGPPRKYYVLTDDGKQFLEAMQETWLDLADSVQTIIRKTNEAIQIQRPS from the coding sequence ATGAATATTGAAAACGCCCAGGTGCAAATGCGGAAGGGAATTTTGGAATTCTGCATTCTGCACGTCATTTCGCGCGGCGAGGTGTATGCTTCCGACATGTTGGACGAGTTGACCTCGGCCCGCATTATGGTAGTGGAGGGTACCCTGTATCCGCTGCTGACCCGGCTCAAGAACGCCGGCCTTCTGGATTACAAATGGGTGGAATCATCGTCGGGACCGCCCCGTAAGTACTACGTACTGACCGATGACGGAAAGCAGTTTTTAGAGGCAATGCAGGAAACCTGGCTGGATCTGGCCGATTCTGTGCAGACGATCATCCGAAAGACCAACGAGGCCATTCAGATCCAAAGACCATCCTGA
- a CDS encoding dihydrofolate reductase, producing MKPSGITLTLSIIVAMSENRCIGQDNRLPWNLPDEWAYFGRISEGKPFLMGRKSYESPDGLYSDYRNIVLSHTPNLPLPHPPAELAHSLNGALDLLAAEEEVLVLGGVSLFEELLPKIDKLYLSIIHAHIEGDVFFPEVDFSDWMLLHSDYHPADARHAYAFSMNQYVRKKG from the coding sequence ATGAAGCCTTCAGGTATCACCTTGACATTGAGCATCATCGTGGCCATGAGTGAAAACCGCTGCATAGGCCAAGACAACCGGCTTCCCTGGAATCTACCCGACGAATGGGCTTATTTCGGCCGTATTTCGGAGGGCAAGCCTTTTCTGATGGGCCGCAAAAGCTACGAATCGCCCGACGGACTGTATTCCGACTACCGGAATATCGTACTCAGTCATACCCCTAACCTACCTCTTCCTCATCCGCCTGCCGAACTGGCCCATAGCCTTAATGGAGCGCTGGATCTACTAGCCGCCGAAGAGGAGGTACTGGTGCTGGGAGGCGTCAGCCTTTTTGAGGAGTTGCTTCCCAAAATTGACAAACTCTACCTTTCGATTATTCATGCCCACATCGAAGGGGACGTGTTCTTCCCGGAAGTCGATTTTTCGGACTGGATGCTACTTCATTCCGATTACCACCCCGCCGATGCCCGCCATGCCTACGCTTTTTCCATGAATCAATATGTACGAAAGAAGGGCTGA